In one Diceros bicornis minor isolate mBicDic1 chromosome 2, mDicBic1.mat.cur, whole genome shotgun sequence genomic region, the following are encoded:
- the LOC131418689 gene encoding large ribosomal subunit protein eL31-like, with the protein MAPAKKGGEKKKGRSAIKEVVTREYTINIHKRIHGAGFKKRAPWALKEIQNFAMKEMGTPDVRIDTRLNKGVWAKGIRNVPYRIHVRLSRKRNEDEDSPNKLYTLVTYVPVTTFRSLQTVNVDEN; encoded by the coding sequence ATGGCTCCCGCAAAGAAGGGTGGCGAGAAGAAGAAGGGCCGTTCTGCCATCAAGGAGGTGGTGACCAGAGAATACACCATCAACATCCACAAGCGCATCCATGGAGCAGGCTTCAAGAAGCGTGCCCCTTGGGCACTGAAAGAGATCCAGAATTTTGCCATGAAGGAGATGGGAACTCCAGATGTGCGAATTGACACCAGGCTCAACAAAGGTGTCTGGGCCAAAGGAATAAGGAATGTCCCATACCGTATCCATGTGCGGTTGTCCAGAAAACGTAATGAGGATGAAGATTCACCAAACAAGCTCTATACGTTGGTTACATATGTACCTGTCACCACTTTCAGAAGTCTACAGACAGTCAATGTGGATGAGAACTAA